The region CTTGTCCTGTCCGGCGAATCGTGCGGCTTGGATGGGAAGTTCCGGCAGTGTTGGGCGAAAGGCCGGTTGGAAGGGCGGACGTGAAGTTCTATCCTTGTCTTGTCATTCGAGATAATCGTCTTGGAATGTGGACAAGGATGGTGTGCCGTGGGGAAGGTGTACGCCCGGATCGACGACCGCCTGCGTTCGTTCATCGAGGCGCAGAAGGTCTTCTTCGTCGCCTCGGCACCGCTCTCCGGCAGCGGGCACGTGAACATCTCGCCCAAGGGCCGCGCGGGTTCGCTCGCGGTGCTGGGCGAAGACGAGCTGGCCTACCTCGACTTCGGCGGCAGCCACGCCGAAACGCTCGCGCACCTGCGGGAGAACGGCCGGATCGCCCTGATGTGGTGTGCTTTCGAGGGCCCGCCGAAGGTGCTGCGGGTGCACGGGCGCGGCGAACCGGTGTTCCGCGACGACCCCAGGTGGGCGGAGCTGGTGAGGAGGTTCGGCGACGCCGACGCCCCCGGCCTGCGCGCGATCGTCGTGGTCCGCGCCGAGCGGATCAGCGACAGCTGCGGTTTCGCCGTCCCGTTCATGGACTACCGAGAAGAGCGCACGCTGCACGCCGACCACTTCGGACGCAAGACCGACGAGGAGTTCGCGGCCTACTGCGAGTCCAAGGAGCACAACGGCATCAGCATCGACGGCCTGCCCGCCCTGCCGTTGCCACTGCCGGCGCGGACCTCCTGAGAACCCGCGGCGGTGCCGGTTGCGGGGGTGGGCCAAGCGGCTGCGCCGCTTCAGAGAACAACGATGCGCTCTGAGGAGGAGGTTCCCAGCGGTTTCGCCTACCGCAGCAAGGCCCTCAGTCGTTGGACGGGGGCTGGTCGCGCAACGTCCGCACGATGAGCTCGCGCAGCCATTCGATGCCCGGCGCGGGCAGTGCGCGCTGGTAGGTGTAGAGCGAGACCTCGACGACCGGGAGATCCAGCGGCAGCACGAAGGTGCGGACCGCCGACGAGCGGGTGAACAGCCCCGCGACCCGGCTGGGCACCACCGACAGGAACCCGGTCCGGGCCA is a window of Saccharopolyspora erythraea NRRL 2338 DNA encoding:
- a CDS encoding pyridoxamine 5'-phosphate oxidase family protein — encoded protein: MGKVYARIDDRLRSFIEAQKVFFVASAPLSGSGHVNISPKGRAGSLAVLGEDELAYLDFGGSHAETLAHLRENGRIALMWCAFEGPPKVLRVHGRGEPVFRDDPRWAELVRRFGDADAPGLRAIVVVRAERISDSCGFAVPFMDYREERTLHADHFGRKTDEEFAAYCESKEHNGISIDGLPALPLPLPARTS